In the Gossypium arboreum isolate Shixiya-1 chromosome 10, ASM2569848v2, whole genome shotgun sequence genome, one interval contains:
- the LOC108489311 gene encoding ethylene-responsive transcription factor TINY-like, with product MSLAEKELCEFQSQTPAQPQPNPHPVAKKRTRQDNHSPFRGVRKRRWGRYVSEIRLPGQKTRIWLGSFGSPEMAARAYDSAAFFLKGDSAILNFPELVGSLPRPESCSRRDIQSAAAKAALEESVGRVKDEEGPESFGWWDDVGMAAFEEVKASPLRFDSMEGELLSFMEDDHHFFTSCFEL from the coding sequence ATGTCCCTCGCTGAGAAAGAGCTTTGCGAGTTTCAGTCACAAACGCCTGCCCAACCCCAGCCCAACCCACACCCTGTCGCCAAGAAACGCACCCGCCAAGACAACCACTCCCCGTTTCGCGGGGTACGTAAGAGGAGGTGGGGGCGTTACGTCTCCGAGATACGGTTACCGGGTCAAAAGACACGGATATGGCTGGGGTCGTTTGGGTCACCGGAGATGGCAGCTCGGGCATATGACTCGGCAGCTTTCTTCTTGAAAGGCGACTCTGCTATCCTCAACTTCCCGGAGTTAGTGGGGTCACTTCCCCGGCCAGAGTCTTGCTCGAGGAGGGATATACAATCCGCGGCGGCCAAAGCGGCTTTGGAGGAATCGGTGGGCAGGGTAAAAGATGAGGAGGGTCCGGAAAGCTTCGGGTGGTGGGATGATGTGGGGATGGCGGCGTTTGAGGAAGTGAAAGCAAGTCCGTTGAGGTTTGATTCAATGGAGGGAGAGCTGTTGTCTTTCATGGAGGATGATCATCATTTCTTCACTTCCTGCTTTGAGTTGtaa